In a single window of the Bradyrhizobium erythrophlei genome:
- a CDS encoding ABC transporter substrate binding protein, which translates to MRIVKPRSLCRSCSGGLVVELIGLAPDLSVVNSTPALAALHAATTTIPVLFVLVVDPVGLGYIASLSRPGGNITGFSYKEVSLIGKWLDLLNGLAPTITRTAFLYNPDTAPFYTTFLSSFESAPTPWRWNLQGPPYPRIVSLKRRLHRSRASPPAV; encoded by the coding sequence ATGCGGATCGTTAAGCCGCGCAGCCTGTGCCGGTCATGCTCCGGCGGGCTGGTGGTTGAGCTCATCGGGCTCGCACCAGACCTCAGCGTCGTCAACAGTACGCCGGCGCTCGCCGCCCTCCACGCGGCGACCACCACTATCCCGGTGCTGTTCGTGTTGGTCGTCGATCCGGTCGGTCTTGGCTACATCGCGAGCCTCTCGCGTCCAGGCGGCAATATCACAGGCTTCAGCTACAAGGAGGTCTCGCTGATCGGAAAATGGCTGGATCTCCTCAACGGGTTAGCACCCACCATCACCCGCACAGCGTTTCTCTACAATCCGGATACCGCGCCCTTCTACACGACGTTTCTAAGCTCGTTTGAGTCCGCTCCCACCCCGTGGCGATGGAATTTGCAAGGACCCCCGTATCCACGGATAGTGAGCTTGAAACGACGATTGCATCGCTCGCGCGCGAGCCCGCCGGCAGTCTGA
- a CDS encoding M3 family metallopeptidase, with translation MSETLQTPATPQDRANPLLRPWQTPFETPPFAEIAPEHFLPAFEQAFADHAAEIAAITLDPATPDFANTVTALERAGKLLSKVSAVFHDLVSAHSNPALLEIDKEVSLRMARHWNPIMMNAVLFGRIALLYDNRATLGLTPEQMRLLERTYTRFRRSGAGLDEAAKARMAEINERLAHLGTAFSHHLLGDEQDWFMELGEADRDGLPDSFVAAAQAAASERGMEGKAIVTLSRSFVEPFLKSSTRRDLREKVFKAFTARGDNNNANDNNETIVEILALREESARLLGFPTFAAFRLEDSMAKTPEAVRGLLERVWKPARAQALADRDALQALAAEEGGNFALAPWDWRYYAEKLRQVRANFDDAAIKPYLSVDRMIEAAFDTASRLFGLSFTERKDIPVWHPDVRVWEVKDSAGRHKALFYGDYFARPSKRSGAWMTSLRDQQKLDGAVAPLIVNVCNFSKGADGQPSLLSPDDARTLFHEFGHGLHGMLSDVTYPSVSGTSVFTDFVELPSQLYEHWQEQPQVLRQFARHYQTGEPLPDDLLERFIAARKFNQGFATVEFVSSALIDLEFHTQPAAASRDVRAFERQELEKIGMPAEISLRHRPQQFGHIFSGDHYAAGYYSYMWSEVMDADAFGAFEEAGDIFDPAVAKRLHDDIYSSGGSRDPEEAYVAFRGREPEPDALLRRRGLLEASEAA, from the coding sequence ATGTCAGAAACCTTGCAAACGCCGGCCACTCCGCAGGATCGCGCAAACCCGCTGCTGAGGCCGTGGCAGACACCGTTCGAGACCCCGCCGTTCGCGGAGATCGCGCCCGAACATTTCCTCCCCGCCTTCGAACAGGCCTTCGCCGACCATGCGGCCGAGATCGCCGCCATCACCCTCGACCCGGCGACGCCGGACTTCGCCAACACCGTCACCGCGCTGGAGCGCGCGGGCAAGCTGCTCTCCAAGGTCTCGGCGGTGTTCCACGATCTGGTGTCGGCGCACTCCAACCCGGCGCTGCTCGAGATCGACAAGGAGGTGTCGTTGCGGATGGCGCGGCACTGGAACCCGATCATGATGAACGCGGTGCTGTTCGGCCGGATCGCGCTTCTGTACGACAACCGCGCCACGCTCGGACTGACGCCGGAGCAGATGCGGCTGCTGGAGCGCACCTACACCCGCTTCCGTCGCTCCGGCGCAGGCCTCGACGAGGCCGCGAAAGCCCGGATGGCCGAGATCAACGAGCGGCTGGCCCATCTCGGCACGGCGTTCAGCCATCATCTGCTCGGCGATGAGCAGGACTGGTTCATGGAGCTCGGCGAGGCCGATCGCGACGGCCTGCCTGATAGTTTCGTCGCCGCGGCACAGGCTGCGGCCAGCGAGCGCGGCATGGAAGGCAAGGCGATCGTGACGCTGTCGCGGTCTTTCGTGGAGCCCTTCCTGAAGAGCTCCACCCGGCGCGACCTGCGCGAAAAGGTGTTCAAGGCGTTCACCGCGCGCGGCGACAACAACAACGCCAACGACAACAACGAAACCATCGTCGAGATCCTCGCCTTGCGCGAGGAAAGCGCCAGGCTGCTGGGCTTCCCGACCTTCGCCGCTTTTCGGCTGGAGGATTCTATGGCCAAGACGCCCGAGGCGGTGCGTGGTCTGCTGGAACGGGTCTGGAAACCGGCGCGGGCCCAGGCGCTGGCCGACCGCGACGCCCTGCAGGCGCTCGCGGCGGAGGAGGGCGGCAATTTCGCGCTGGCGCCGTGGGACTGGCGCTACTACGCCGAAAAGCTGCGGCAGGTCAGAGCCAATTTCGACGACGCGGCGATCAAGCCCTATCTGTCGGTCGATCGCATGATCGAGGCCGCCTTCGACACCGCTTCCCGCCTGTTCGGCCTGAGCTTTACCGAGCGGAAGGATATTCCGGTGTGGCACCCCGACGTTCGGGTCTGGGAGGTCAAGGACAGCGCCGGCCGCCACAAGGCGCTGTTCTATGGCGACTACTTCGCCCGGCCCTCGAAGCGCTCCGGGGCCTGGATGACCTCGCTGCGCGACCAGCAGAAGCTCGACGGCGCCGTTGCGCCGCTGATCGTCAATGTCTGCAACTTCTCCAAGGGCGCCGACGGCCAGCCGTCGCTGCTGTCACCGGACGACGCCCGGACCCTGTTCCATGAATTCGGCCACGGCCTGCACGGGATGTTGTCGGACGTGACCTATCCCTCGGTGTCCGGCACCAGCGTGTTCACCGATTTCGTCGAATTGCCCTCGCAGCTTTACGAGCACTGGCAGGAGCAGCCGCAGGTGCTGCGCCAGTTCGCGCGGCACTACCAGACCGGCGAGCCGCTGCCGGACGACCTCCTGGAGCGCTTCATCGCCGCGCGAAAATTCAACCAGGGCTTTGCCACCGTGGAATTCGTCTCCTCGGCGCTGATCGATCTGGAATTCCACACCCAGCCGGCCGCGGCCAGCCGGGACGTGCGGGCATTCGAACGCCAGGAACTTGAAAAAATCGGCATGCCCGCGGAAATTTCGCTGCGGCACCGGCCGCAGCAATTCGGCCATATTTTCTCCGGCGATCATTATGCGGCGGGCTATTACAGCTACATGTGGTCCGAGGTGATGGACGCCGACGCGTTCGGCGCCTTCGAGGAGGCCGGCGATATATTCGATCCCGCGGTCGCCAAGCGCCTGCACGACGACATCTATTCGTCGGGCGGCTCGCGCGATCCGGAAGAGGCTTATGTCGCATTCCGCGGCCGTGAGCCGGAGCCCGACGCGCTGCTGCGCCGCCGCGGCCTGCTGGAAGCATCGGAGGCGGCGTGA
- a CDS encoding DUF1007 family protein, translated as MRSLLGLLLLLLAGGIVLGAGAAQAHPHVWITATSELLYAPDGSITGVRHAWTFDDMFSTYALQGMETETKGVYSRQELAPLAQTNVESLKEFGFFTFAKADGKKEKFQEPVDYYLEYKDALLTLHFTLPLKTPVKPKQLALEVFDPSFFIDFKLADEDPVRLVGAPADCRMKFERPNDGTAGAQKIGEQNFLSGNSNYGAMFANKITVDCP; from the coding sequence ATGCGCTCGCTGCTGGGTTTGCTGCTGCTGCTGCTGGCCGGCGGCATCGTCCTCGGCGCCGGCGCGGCGCAGGCCCATCCGCATGTCTGGATCACCGCGACCAGCGAGCTGCTCTACGCCCCCGACGGCTCGATCACCGGGGTGCGCCATGCCTGGACCTTCGACGACATGTTCTCGACCTATGCGTTGCAGGGCATGGAGACCGAGACCAAGGGCGTCTACAGCCGCCAAGAACTGGCGCCGCTGGCGCAGACCAATGTCGAATCGCTGAAGGAGTTCGGCTTCTTCACCTTCGCCAAGGCCGACGGCAAGAAGGAGAAGTTTCAGGAGCCGGTCGACTACTACCTCGAATACAAGGACGCCCTGCTGACGCTGCATTTCACCCTGCCGCTGAAGACGCCGGTGAAGCCGAAGCAGCTCGCGCTGGAAGTGTTCGATCCGTCGTTCTTCATCGACTTCAAGCTCGCCGACGAGGACCCGGTCAGGCTGGTCGGCGCGCCCGCGGATTGCCGGATGAAATTCGAGCGGCCGAACGATGGCACCGCCGGTGCCCAGAAGATCGGCGAGCAGAATTTTCTGAGCGGCAATTCGAACTATGGCGCGATGTTCGCCAACAAGATCACGGTGGATTGCCCATAA
- a CDS encoding ABC transporter substrate binding protein, producing the protein MEFARTPVSTDSELETTIASLAREPAGSLIVGADASNIARREAILRLVARYKLRTLSIYRQFAEEGALTSYGPDSEEIFRRSASYIDRFLKGEGPANLPTQAPTKFEFVINLKTARSLGLSVPANLLALSDRVIE; encoded by the coding sequence ATGGAATTTGCAAGGACCCCCGTATCCACGGATAGTGAGCTTGAAACGACGATTGCATCGCTCGCGCGCGAGCCCGCCGGCAGTCTGATCGTTGGCGCCGATGCATCCAATATAGCGCGCCGCGAGGCGATCCTGCGGCTGGTTGCCCGGTACAAGCTGCGCACGCTTTCGATCTATCGGCAATTCGCCGAAGAAGGCGCGTTGACGTCGTATGGGCCTGATTCGGAGGAAATCTTTCGGAGGTCCGCATCCTATATCGACCGCTTCCTGAAGGGAGAAGGCCCGGCTAATCTTCCGACGCAAGCTCCAACAAAGTTCGAGTTCGTCATTAATCTCAAGACCGCTAGATCGCTCGGCCTGAGCGTGCCCGCGAACCTGCTGGCACTCTCTGATCGTGTGATCGAATGA
- a CDS encoding tetratricopeptide repeat-containing sulfotransferase family protein has translation MEEARRAFAGGDLATAERICSQVLARTADDGPAWALLTETALQRGRPDAAIVCANRAVALMPKDPIALVLRAKCLFVSGDTRGAFEAAEAAGKVIGDAPEALDALGAIFGLLGLHQRAKEFFLRAVAARPDVPQYLFNLAANERMIGALAGAEAHCDAAIARDRHYGLAHYLRSDLRTQSAERNHIEEMEALIREGKLAAPSEVMLRFALGKECEDLDLHERAFEHVDAGCALQHRSTAYDHAAEIAEIDRIIASHTRSWIAAAPRGYSAAAPVFVAGLPRTGTTLVERIIASHPAMSSAGETSAFAAEMSRAMKTTSTDLAELGRRYVDAVTALRLPPDVRFVDKTLQNYLYGGLIHAALPAARIVLVQRHPLDACWAIYKAHFRGKFSFSYHQVELAEYYLAYRRLSRHWRATLPPNVLLEINYEDIVRDQSAASQRLISFVGLPWDDEVLRFHESPAPSATASAVQVRRPIYSSSVGKWRHHAERLAPLRARLAREIPEAELM, from the coding sequence ATGGAGGAGGCGCGACGCGCCTTTGCCGGCGGCGATCTGGCGACCGCCGAACGGATCTGTAGCCAGGTGCTCGCACGCACCGCGGACGACGGACCCGCTTGGGCGCTATTGACCGAAACCGCTTTGCAGCGAGGGCGCCCCGACGCGGCCATCGTCTGCGCCAATCGCGCGGTCGCGCTGATGCCGAAGGATCCGATCGCGCTTGTTCTTCGCGCCAAATGCCTGTTTGTTTCCGGCGACACGCGCGGAGCGTTCGAGGCCGCCGAAGCCGCTGGCAAGGTGATCGGCGACGCCCCCGAAGCGCTCGACGCGCTCGGTGCGATCTTCGGCCTGCTTGGATTGCATCAAAGGGCGAAGGAATTCTTCCTGCGTGCGGTCGCCGCCCGTCCCGATGTACCGCAGTACCTGTTCAATCTCGCGGCGAACGAGCGAATGATCGGGGCGCTGGCCGGGGCCGAGGCGCATTGCGATGCAGCCATCGCGCGCGACCGCCACTATGGCCTGGCCCATTATTTGCGCTCGGACCTGCGGACCCAGAGCGCCGAGCGCAACCATATCGAGGAAATGGAAGCGCTGATCCGCGAGGGCAAGCTGGCAGCGCCCAGCGAGGTCATGCTGCGCTTCGCGCTGGGCAAGGAATGCGAGGACCTCGACCTGCATGAGCGCGCGTTCGAGCATGTCGACGCCGGCTGCGCGCTGCAGCATCGCTCGACGGCATACGACCATGCCGCCGAGATCGCGGAGATCGACCGCATCATCGCCAGCCACACAAGAAGCTGGATTGCCGCCGCCCCGCGTGGCTATTCCGCCGCCGCTCCGGTGTTCGTCGCCGGGTTGCCGCGCACCGGCACGACGCTGGTTGAGCGCATCATCGCCAGCCACCCCGCCATGAGTTCGGCCGGAGAGACCAGCGCGTTTGCGGCCGAGATGAGTCGCGCCATGAAGACGACGTCGACCGATCTCGCGGAGCTCGGCAGACGCTATGTCGATGCCGTGACCGCGCTTCGCCTGCCGCCGGATGTCCGTTTCGTGGACAAGACGCTGCAGAACTACCTTTACGGCGGCCTGATCCACGCGGCGCTGCCGGCGGCTAGGATCGTCCTGGTGCAGCGGCATCCGCTGGACGCATGCTGGGCCATCTACAAGGCTCACTTTCGCGGCAAGTTCTCCTTTTCGTATCATCAGGTCGAACTGGCGGAATACTATTTGGCCTATCGTCGTCTTTCGCGGCATTGGAGGGCGACACTGCCGCCGAATGTGCTGTTGGAAATAAATTACGAGGACATCGTAAGAGATCAATCGGCAGCGAGCCAGCGGCTCATCAGCTTTGTCGGGCTTCCGTGGGACGATGAGGTCCTGCGATTTCACGAAAGCCCGGCGCCGTCTGCGACCGCAAGCGCGGTTCAAGTGCGGCGCCCGATCTATTCGTCGTCGGTTGGCAAATGGCGACACCATGCCGAACGGCTCGCGCCGTTGCGTGCGCGGCTGGCGCGCGAGATTCCGGAAGCGGAATTGATGTGA
- a CDS encoding GNAT family N-acetyltransferase, which yields MTALRKTPVASTTEAAPFVIRSERASDVVAREALLDACFGLNRHARTCQRLRDGRAPAEGLALSAIAQGRLVGTLRLWHVSAGGARALVLGPLAVDPSCRQLGVGAALIHHALAAAKGRGHGAVVLLGDAPYYSRFGFSALKTGELSLPGPFERNRLLGLELREGALDGAWGMIAPTGAPAAEKPARRARALRAVPRAA from the coding sequence ATGACTGCTTTGCGGAAGACCCCTGTTGCCTCCACCACCGAAGCCGCTCCGTTCGTGATCCGCAGCGAGCGTGCCTCGGACGTCGTTGCGCGTGAAGCGCTGCTCGATGCCTGCTTTGGCTTAAACCGCCATGCCCGCACTTGCCAGCGCCTGCGCGACGGACGCGCGCCCGCCGAAGGCCTTGCGCTTTCGGCCATAGCGCAAGGCCGGCTGGTCGGAACGTTGCGGTTGTGGCACGTCAGCGCCGGGGGCGCGCGAGCGCTGGTGCTTGGCCCGCTGGCGGTCGATCCGTCGTGCCGCCAGCTCGGCGTCGGAGCCGCGCTGATACACCACGCGCTTGCGGCCGCGAAGGGGCGCGGTCATGGCGCGGTGGTCCTGCTGGGCGATGCGCCGTATTATAGCCGCTTCGGCTTTTCGGCGCTCAAGACCGGCGAATTGTCGCTGCCCGGGCCGTTCGAACGCAATCGCCTGCTCGGTCTCGAGTTGCGCGAGGGCGCGCTCGACGGCGCCTGGGGCATGATCGCGCCGACCGGCGCTCCGGCAGCGGAAAAACCGGCTCGTCGCGCCAGGGCGCTGCGAGCCGTGCCGCGCGCGGCCTGA
- a CDS encoding alkaline phosphatase family protein: protein MLKQQTKRLRDRTVVTAAILSLMQCNAYASGPMGGAHTNDGRTASPIKHVIVIMGENRTFDHVFATYVPPAGEHVDNLLSKGIINKDGTPGPNYAKAAQFSATVNNFYSINPTPKTPYNTTSNTLQAPGTSYAPQNCYPTVEKAALNGPGCLTTLAEAARGDYGLLPQDLPLLTTGATGVPGNSPDTRVLDYNNLPNGPYPLVELQQGEKASSLYATYGGSPVHRFYQMWQQLDCDVTKASGHNPSGCQADLFPWVEETVSSGSNGNPTPSALKEGNIAMGFYNVANGDAPYLTQLAREYTINDNYHQPVMGGTFANMMMFGYADALYYADANGDPATPNHVLVPGSNPPVYVNEVENPNPAPGTNNWYANDGYGGGSYTNCSDSQQPGVDPIVDYLNSIHVSPNCAAHTYYLLNNYVPAFIGSGATDPVNNGPFTLPPVIKQRHIGDELSQANVSWAFFGERWNDFKTAPGEGANFGSLDPIAYLYCNICNPFLYSASVMTSQTARDAHLKDTLDLYDAIASGDLPAVSFVKPSTFNDGHPASSRLDLFEAFSRRIVEQVKANKELWESTAILITTDEGGGYYDSGYVQPVDYFGDGTRIPFIVVSKYSQGGHVAHEYSDHASVVKFIERNWDLPKLSTRSRDNLPNPRTSDDNPYVPQNRPAIGDLWGNFSFADRDGGDHGNH, encoded by the coding sequence ATGCTCAAACAACAGACGAAACGTCTACGCGACCGCACGGTCGTCACCGCGGCGATCCTGTCACTGATGCAATGCAATGCCTACGCGAGCGGCCCGATGGGCGGAGCCCATACCAACGACGGCAGGACCGCGAGCCCCATCAAGCACGTCATCGTCATCATGGGCGAAAACCGGACGTTCGACCACGTCTTCGCAACTTACGTGCCGCCTGCCGGCGAGCACGTCGACAATCTTCTCTCCAAGGGAATTATCAACAAGGACGGGACGCCGGGTCCGAACTACGCCAAAGCAGCGCAGTTCTCGGCAACGGTCAACAACTTCTATTCGATCAACCCCACTCCAAAGACCCCCTACAACACCACGTCCAACACGCTGCAGGCGCCGGGGACCTCCTACGCGCCGCAGAATTGCTATCCCACGGTCGAAAAGGCTGCCCTCAACGGTCCGGGGTGCCTCACCACGCTGGCGGAGGCCGCCCGGGGTGATTACGGCCTGCTCCCGCAGGATCTGCCGTTGCTGACGACCGGTGCGACCGGCGTCCCCGGCAATTCGCCGGATACCCGCGTCCTGGACTACAACAATCTGCCGAACGGCCCCTATCCGCTGGTGGAGTTGCAGCAGGGCGAGAAGGCAAGCAGCCTTTATGCCACTTACGGCGGCAGCCCGGTGCATCGCTTCTATCAGATGTGGCAGCAGCTTGACTGCGACGTCACCAAGGCCTCCGGGCACAATCCGAGTGGATGCCAGGCCGATCTCTTCCCCTGGGTTGAGGAGACTGTCTCCTCCGGCAGCAACGGCAATCCGACGCCGAGTGCGCTCAAGGAGGGCAATATCGCAATGGGCTTCTACAACGTCGCCAACGGCGACGCGCCTTATCTGACGCAGCTGGCCCGCGAATACACTATCAACGACAACTACCATCAGCCGGTGATGGGTGGAACGTTCGCCAACATGATGATGTTCGGCTATGCCGACGCGCTGTACTACGCCGACGCCAATGGCGATCCCGCGACCCCCAACCATGTTCTGGTTCCGGGTTCGAACCCACCAGTTTACGTCAACGAGGTCGAAAATCCCAATCCGGCGCCGGGCACCAACAACTGGTACGCTAACGACGGATATGGCGGCGGCAGCTACACCAACTGCTCCGACTCTCAGCAGCCGGGCGTCGACCCGATCGTCGATTATCTGAATTCCATCCATGTGTCGCCGAACTGCGCGGCGCACACCTACTATCTGCTCAACAACTACGTCCCCGCTTTCATCGGCAGCGGCGCCACCGATCCGGTCAACAATGGCCCGTTCACATTGCCGCCGGTGATCAAGCAGCGGCATATCGGCGATGAGCTCAGCCAGGCCAACGTGTCGTGGGCGTTTTTCGGCGAGCGCTGGAACGACTTCAAAACCGCCCCGGGTGAGGGCGCCAACTTCGGCTCTCTCGACCCGATCGCTTATCTCTATTGCAACATCTGCAATCCGTTCCTTTATTCCGCTTCGGTCATGACCAGTCAGACGGCGCGCGATGCGCACCTGAAGGATACGCTTGATCTTTATGACGCCATCGCCTCGGGCGACCTGCCGGCGGTGTCGTTCGTCAAGCCGAGCACCTTCAACGACGGCCACCCGGCCTCGTCCAGGCTCGATCTGTTCGAAGCCTTCAGCAGGCGGATTGTCGAGCAGGTGAAGGCCAACAAGGAGCTCTGGGAGTCCACCGCCATCCTGATCACCACCGACGAGGGCGGCGGCTACTACGACTCCGGTTACGTGCAACCGGTCGATTATTTCGGCGACGGAACCCGCATCCCGTTCATCGTCGTGTCCAAATATTCGCAAGGCGGACACGTGGCGCATGAATATTCCGATCACGCCTCGGTCGTGAAATTCATCGAGCGGAACTGGGATCTTCCGAAGCTCTCGACCCGGAGCCGCGACAATCTGCCGAACCCGCGGACGTCGGACGACAATCCCTATGTTCCGCAGAACCGGCCGGCGATCGGCGATCTCTGGGGCAACTTCTCGTTCGCGGATCGCGACGGCGGCGATCACGGCAATCATTGA
- a CDS encoding RidA family protein, whose amino-acid sequence MSRRLISTGSPFEKTAGYSRAVIDGDFAFVSGTTGYDYTTMTMPGDVTSQTRNCFKTIEAALKDGGFAMADIVRATYYITDASDADAVFAVCGENLGDIRPAATLLVVAGLYKPEMKVEIEVTAKRRTA is encoded by the coding sequence ATGTCACGCCGCCTGATTTCCACCGGTTCGCCCTTCGAGAAGACGGCCGGCTACAGCCGCGCCGTGATCGACGGCGATTTCGCCTTCGTTTCCGGCACCACCGGTTACGATTACACCACCATGACGATGCCGGGTGATGTCACCAGCCAGACACGAAATTGCTTCAAGACCATCGAAGCGGCGCTGAAGGACGGCGGCTTCGCGATGGCCGATATCGTCCGCGCCACCTATTACATCACCGACGCCAGCGACGCCGACGCCGTGTTCGCGGTCTGCGGCGAAAACCTTGGCGATATCCGTCCTGCCGCAACCCTGCTCGTCGTCGCCGGGCTCTACAAACCCGAGATGAAGGTCGAGATCGAAGTCACCGCGAAGCGGCGCACCGCCTGA
- a CDS encoding type III PLP-dependent enzyme: MTERIQEFLRNRRNEGQDVEPCLVVDLEVVRDNYQSFAKALPDSRVFYAVKANPAPEVLSLLASMGSCFDCASVVEIQMALAAGASPERVSYGNTIKKERDIVRAFALGIRLFSVDCTAEVEKIARAAPGAKVFCRILYDCAGAEWPLSRKFGCDPEMAVDVLDLARRLGLEPYGISFHVGSQQRKVKAWDRALAMASTVFRDCAERGINLSMVNMGGGFPTKYLKDVPPVVQYGRSIFRALRKHFGNQIPETIIEPGRGMVGNAGVIETEVVLISRKSDEDEVRWVYLDIGKFGGLAETMDESIRYAIRTPHDGAEMTPCVLAGPTCDSADVMYEKLPYPLPVTLEIGDKLLIEGTGAYTSTYSSVAFNGFPPLRTYHI; the protein is encoded by the coding sequence ATGACCGAACGTATTCAGGAATTCCTGCGCAACCGCCGTAACGAGGGCCAGGACGTCGAGCCGTGTCTCGTCGTCGACCTCGAAGTCGTGCGCGACAACTATCAGAGCTTCGCCAAGGCGCTGCCGGACAGCCGCGTGTTCTACGCGGTCAAGGCCAACCCGGCGCCGGAAGTGCTGTCGCTGCTGGCCTCGATGGGGTCGTGCTTCGACTGCGCGTCGGTCGTCGAGATCCAGATGGCGCTGGCGGCCGGTGCGTCCCCGGAGCGGGTCTCCTATGGCAATACGATCAAGAAGGAGCGCGACATCGTGCGCGCCTTCGCGCTCGGCATTCGCCTGTTCTCGGTCGACTGCACCGCCGAAGTCGAGAAGATCGCCCGTGCCGCCCCCGGCGCCAAGGTGTTCTGCCGCATTCTCTATGACTGCGCCGGCGCCGAATGGCCGCTGTCGCGCAAGTTCGGCTGCGATCCGGAGATGGCTGTCGATGTGCTCGACCTCGCCAGGCGTCTCGGCCTGGAGCCGTACGGCATCTCGTTCCATGTCGGCTCGCAGCAGCGCAAGGTGAAGGCGTGGGACCGCGCGCTGGCGATGGCCTCGACGGTGTTCCGCGACTGTGCGGAGCGCGGCATCAACCTGTCCATGGTCAACATGGGCGGCGGATTTCCGACCAAGTACCTCAAGGACGTGCCGCCGGTGGTGCAGTACGGCCGGTCGATCTTCCGCGCGCTGCGCAAGCACTTCGGCAACCAGATCCCGGAGACCATCATCGAGCCGGGCCGCGGCATGGTCGGCAATGCCGGCGTCATCGAGACCGAAGTCGTCCTGATTTCCAGGAAAAGCGACGAGGACGAGGTGCGCTGGGTGTATCTCGACATCGGCAAGTTCGGCGGTCTCGCCGAGACCATGGACGAGTCGATCCGCTACGCCATCCGCACCCCGCATGACGGCGCGGAAATGACGCCGTGCGTGCTCGCAGGTCCGACCTGCGATTCCGCCGACGTGATGTACGAGAAGCTGCCGTACCCGCTTCCGGTGACGCTCGAGATCGGCGACAAGCTGCTGATCGAGGGCACCGGCGCGTATACGTCGACCTACTCGTCGGTGGCCTTCAACGGCTTCCCGCCGCTGCGGACCTACCACATCTGA